One Hymenobacter swuensis DY53 genomic window, GGCCGCCGTCATCGGCACGGCTCCCGAGTCGTTGATTCGGACCCTGACCGAGTTCAAGCAGGCTGGGCTGATTGAGCAGACGGCCACCGGCATTCGCGTGCTGCAGCCCGACAAGCTGCGCCGGGCGCACTGGTAGCTTCCGGTGCGGCGGGGTGACTGCCGGCCCCGCTTTTACCGCCCGTTTTTCAGAAAGCTCAGCAACGGGCGCGGGGGGCGTTTGTACTCAAACCGCCGCGCCACTTCCTGGGCGGTCGCCTTGGCAGCTTCGGCAATCGGGCCCGTGAAATTCTCTTCGACGGCGGCCAGAAATAGCTGCTGCCAGCGCTGGAAATACTCGCCCGTGTTGGGCAGGGCCATGTTGCTGGGAAAGGGCCAGCCGTCCTGGCCATCGGTGTTGAGCAGCACGCGCTTCCAGAAGGC contains:
- a CDS encoding group III truncated hemoglobin: MAPSLLPDIQTEADINTLLNTFYEKAGLDELLGPLFQADAQVHWPQPLVTMGAFWKRVLLNTDGQDGWPFPSNMALPNTGEYFQRWQQLFLAAVEENFTGPIAEAAKATAQEVARRFEYKRPPRPLLSFLKNGR